One Stigmatopora argus isolate UIUO_Sarg chromosome 12, RoL_Sarg_1.0, whole genome shotgun sequence genomic window carries:
- the efcab14 gene encoding EF-hand calcium-binding domain-containing protein 14 — MKKRKELNALIGLGDSKRKKAKKGSGHRLLRTEPPPDSESESSSDDDEFSGIGSRVSFGKRSYNQCCTVCYPLFLFIILAACVMACAGLIWMQIALKEDLDSMKEKLRSMESGQKESSSEIPKLSEELKNKDRKLDDIENGEKGLSKLWFNLTEMNRKITQLDSAVNHLKANLKSASDLISLPTTVEELQKSVATIGSTLTSVQHDVKTMQTTLENMKNLDNGLKDISDLRTAVSEANQTEAQRHKWDSEQIHILLSNVAELKSRVSSLENGSKQNLLNSSGPEMSEKKAETQTVQSSSSSSSSDSSTLSPDTETNRHPRFLPTKRNKRNTDVKCQKRLLLSGVTLKDLEEIFVDVNGDPASLTYVELWGKLGSSIPNARAMRCFDNDRDERYSFTELRVAFGV; from the exons ATGAAGAAGAGAAAGGAGCTCAATGCTCTCATTGGACTCGGGGACAGCAAGAGAAAGAAGGCGAAAAAGGGCTCCGGGCACCGGCTTCTCCGGACCGAACCGCCGCCGGATTCGGAGTCTGAATCGAGCTCGGACGACGACGAGTTCAGCGGGATTGGCAGTCGAGTTAGTTTTGGCAA GAGAAGTTATAATCAATGCTGCACTGTGTGCTACCCGTTGTTTCTCTTCATCATCCTCGCTGCTTGCGTCATGGCCTGCGCTGGACTCATCTGGATGCAGATCGCCTTAAAAGAAGATCTGGATTCAATGAAGGAAAAACTACGAAGCA TGGAATCCGGTCAAAAAGAGTCTTCAAGTGAAATACCAAAGCTGAGCGAGGAGCTGAAAAACAAGGATAGAAAGCTTGACGACATTGAAAATGGGGAGAAGGGGTTAAGCAAACTCTGGTTTAACCTCACAGAAATGAACCGAAAG ATCACTCAGCTGGATTCTGCTGTAAACCACTTAAAGGCCAATTTGAAATCGGCTTCTGATTTAATCAGCCTGCCCACTACAGTTGAAGAACTTCAAAAG AGTGTGGCTACTATAGGCAGCACGTTAACAAGCGTGCAACATGACGTGAAGACAATGCAGACAACGctggaaaatatgaaaaatttgGACAATGGGCTGAAG GACATCAGTGACCTGAGGACAGCAGTGAGTGAGGCCAACCAGACAGAGGCCCAGCGCCACAAGTGGGATAGTGAGCAGATCCACATTCTCCTGTCTAACGTTGCTGAGCTTAAGAGCAGAGTCTCATCCTTGGAGAACGGTTCCAAACAAAAC CTCCTTAATAGCAGCGGGCCTGAAATGTCAGAGAAGAAGGCTGAGACCCAAACTGTccaatcatcatcatcgtcctcatcatcag ACAGCTCCACGCTAAGTCCTGACACCGAGACTAACAGACACCCGCGCTTCCTCCCCACAAAGCGCAACAAGAGAAACACTGATGTCAAATGCCAAAAGAGGCTTTTGCTTTCTGGGGTAACCTTGAAAG ATCTTGAGGAAATATTCGTGGATGTCAACGGCGATCCAGCAAGCCTGACTTACGTGGAGCTATGGGGGAAACTTGGCTCATCGATTCCGAACGCTCGCGCGATGAGATGTTTCGACAATGACAGGGACGAGAGGTACTCCTTCACAGAACTGAGGGTCGCTTTCGGGGTGTGA